A DNA window from Moorella thermoacetica contains the following coding sequences:
- the cobJ gene encoding precorrin-3B C(17)-methyltransferase yields MVVGLGPGQETEMTARAREALARAEVIVGYRTYIDLVATLIAGREVVVNGMTGEVDRCREAVERAAAGARVAVISSGDPGVYGMAGLVLEILAAHPRGREIPVTIIPGVTAATAAAAALGAPLMHDFAVISLSDRLTPWEVISRRLEMAAAADFVLVLYNPRSHGRPDHLGRAREIILKYRQPSTPVGVVRNAGRKGEVAWLRDLDTLLELPVDMVSTVIIGNSQTRVLDGRMVTPRGYRL; encoded by the coding sequence GTGGTCGTCGGCCTGGGGCCTGGGCAGGAGACGGAAATGACCGCCAGGGCCCGGGAAGCCCTGGCCAGGGCCGAGGTAATCGTGGGTTACCGGACTTATATCGATCTGGTAGCCACCCTGATAGCCGGGCGCGAGGTAGTGGTCAACGGGATGACCGGTGAAGTGGACAGGTGCCGGGAAGCCGTCGAACGAGCGGCCGCCGGGGCCCGGGTAGCCGTAATTTCCAGCGGCGATCCCGGGGTCTACGGTATGGCCGGTCTGGTGCTGGAAATCCTCGCCGCTCACCCACGGGGAAGGGAGATACCGGTGACCATAATTCCCGGAGTAACTGCAGCCACAGCGGCAGCGGCCGCCCTGGGAGCCCCCCTGATGCATGATTTCGCGGTAATCAGCCTCAGCGACCGTCTCACTCCCTGGGAAGTCATTAGCCGGCGCCTGGAGATGGCGGCGGCGGCCGACTTTGTTCTGGTTCTCTATAACCCCCGGAGTCATGGCCGGCCGGACCACCTGGGCCGGGCACGGGAGATAATCCTTAAATACCGCCAGCCTTCTACTCCGGTAGGTGTCGTCCGGAATGCCGGCCGGAAAGGGGAGGTTGCCTGGTTACGGGACCTGGACACCCTCCTGGAATTGCCGGTGGATATGGTCAGTACCGTCATTATTGGTAACAGCCAGACCAGGGTGCTGGACGGGCGGATGGTAACACCGCGGGGGTACCGGTTATGA
- a CDS encoding sirohydrochlorin chelatase → MATGIILLGHGSRIPEANEHLKVLADQVREILGGVRVEPCYMMRTHPNLAEGIATLVKEGRRKIVVVPMFFSNGLHVQRDIPEQLAAARERYPDVEFIYGANLGADRRIAEVIVERIQEVAPGGFSV, encoded by the coding sequence ATGGCCACAGGGATAATTTTGCTGGGCCACGGCAGCCGGATACCGGAGGCCAATGAACACTTAAAGGTCCTCGCAGACCAGGTGCGGGAAATCCTCGGTGGCGTCCGGGTCGAACCCTGTTATATGATGCGCACCCATCCGAACCTGGCTGAAGGGATTGCTACTCTGGTCAAAGAAGGGCGGCGGAAGATTGTGGTTGTGCCTATGTTCTTTAGCAACGGCCTCCACGTCCAGAGGGATATTCCCGAGCAACTGGCCGCCGCCAGGGAACGCTACCCGGATGTTGAATTTATCTATGGTGCCAACCTCGGCGCCGACCGGCGTATCGCTGAAGTGATTGTCGAGCGCATTCAGGAGGTGGCCCCGGGTGGGTTTTCTGTCTGA
- a CDS encoding precorrin-8X methylmutase: protein MGFLSDPRAIEARSREIIAARVGDLGLEPGARAIVTRIIHATGDLSYASLVAVHPGVVAAATAALRQGADIITDVEMVRNGVSSHLVSRGGGRVLCAIREAEVIKTATARGETRAMVAMEYLAPRMDGAIVAIGNAPTALFHLLELVAGGRAAPAAIVGTPVGFVGAAEAKAALETTGIPYVTVRGPKGGSTVAVAAVNALLHLAWDEEE from the coding sequence GTGGGTTTTCTGTCTGACCCGCGGGCCATCGAGGCCCGCAGCCGGGAAATAATAGCCGCCAGGGTGGGAGACTTGGGCCTGGAACCGGGGGCCAGGGCCATAGTCACCCGTATCATCCATGCTACCGGCGATTTGAGCTACGCCAGCCTGGTCGCCGTCCACCCCGGGGTGGTCGCAGCTGCCACTGCTGCCCTGCGCCAGGGGGCAGATATCATTACCGATGTCGAAATGGTACGTAACGGTGTCAGCAGCCATCTGGTTTCCCGGGGCGGGGGCCGGGTATTGTGCGCCATCAGGGAGGCCGAAGTTATTAAAACGGCTACTGCCAGGGGGGAAACCCGGGCCATGGTAGCCATGGAATATCTCGCTCCCAGGATGGATGGTGCGATAGTTGCCATTGGTAACGCGCCGACAGCCCTTTTCCACCTCCTGGAGCTGGTGGCCGGAGGCCGGGCGGCACCGGCTGCAATTGTCGGCACACCGGTAGGCTTTGTTGGGGCGGCGGAAGCCAAAGCAGCTCTAGAAACTACCGGTATACCCTATGTGACGGTGCGGGGGCCCAAGGGTGGTAGTACCGTGGCCGTTGCTGCTGTTAATGCCCTGCTGCATCTGGCCTGGGATGAGGAGGAGTAG
- a CDS encoding cobyric acid synthase, whose translation MAKAIMLQGTSSNVGKSVLAAALCRIFHRNGYRVSPFKSQNMALNSGATPDGGEMGRAQIVQAMAAGVVPRVEMNPILLKPTAHASSQVIVLGRPVGNLGAREYHGHFNQKLWSRVEEAYAFLEREFEIIVIEGAGSPAEINLKAGEIANMRVARMAGAPVLLVADIDRGGALAAVVGTLELLEPEERVMVAGIIINKFRGDLDLLKPALDFLESRTGKPVLGVIPFLPDHGLPEEDSVVLEGVTGRSTGAGEVEIAVIKLPCISNFTDFDALEREKGVNLRYVEAASDLGNPDLVILPGSKNTIGDLLWLRCQGLETAIKELAGRGTPIIGICGGYQMLGKEIRDPEHVETDVEMIKGLDLLPIKTVFQTSKATNQVRGVVTGSGPFLGPLQGQEVQGYEIHMGASFLLDGRPAFKITSRGGRLVTLDDGALAGEGRIWGTYIHGILDNDSLRHQVISVLRARRGLPARPGMLNFMAEQERRLDILAGEVARHLDLGRLAAIMGLERPLVWTGHDN comes from the coding sequence GTGGCCAAAGCTATTATGCTCCAGGGAACCAGTTCCAATGTCGGCAAGAGTGTCCTGGCAGCGGCCCTCTGCCGGATTTTCCACCGGAACGGCTATCGGGTGAGCCCCTTTAAATCTCAGAATATGGCGCTTAACTCCGGAGCCACCCCCGATGGAGGCGAGATGGGCCGGGCCCAGATCGTCCAGGCCATGGCGGCCGGGGTGGTACCCCGCGTAGAGATGAACCCGATCCTACTTAAACCGACGGCCCATGCCAGCTCCCAGGTAATCGTCCTCGGGCGACCGGTGGGCAACCTGGGCGCCCGGGAGTACCACGGCCATTTCAACCAGAAGCTCTGGTCCCGGGTAGAAGAGGCTTATGCCTTCCTGGAGCGGGAGTTTGAGATTATTGTAATCGAGGGGGCCGGCAGTCCGGCGGAAATCAACCTCAAGGCCGGGGAGATCGCCAATATGCGGGTGGCCAGGATGGCCGGAGCCCCGGTGCTCCTGGTAGCTGATATTGACAGAGGTGGCGCCCTGGCAGCTGTAGTGGGCACCCTGGAGCTCCTGGAACCGGAAGAGAGGGTAATGGTGGCCGGCATCATCATTAACAAGTTCCGGGGTGATCTCGACCTTCTAAAACCGGCTCTGGACTTTCTGGAAAGCCGCACCGGTAAACCGGTACTCGGCGTGATCCCCTTTTTACCCGACCACGGGCTGCCGGAGGAGGATTCCGTTGTCCTGGAAGGGGTCACCGGTCGCTCGACGGGTGCCGGTGAAGTGGAGATAGCGGTTATCAAGCTGCCCTGCATCTCCAATTTTACCGACTTTGACGCCCTGGAAAGGGAGAAGGGGGTCAATCTCCGTTATGTAGAAGCAGCGAGCGACCTGGGCAATCCAGATCTGGTCATCCTGCCCGGCAGCAAAAACACCATCGGCGATTTATTATGGCTGCGGTGCCAGGGGCTGGAGACAGCCATTAAAGAGCTGGCCGGCCGGGGAACGCCGATTATCGGGATTTGCGGTGGTTATCAGATGCTGGGAAAGGAGATCAGGGACCCCGAGCATGTGGAAACCGATGTGGAGATGATAAAAGGCTTGGACCTTTTACCAATCAAAACCGTCTTTCAAACCTCCAAGGCCACCAACCAGGTCCGGGGCGTGGTTACGGGTTCAGGACCCTTCCTGGGGCCATTGCAGGGCCAGGAGGTTCAAGGATATGAGATCCATATGGGTGCCAGCTTTTTGCTGGACGGCAGGCCGGCCTTTAAGATCACCTCACGGGGCGGCCGACTGGTGACCCTCGACGATGGGGCCCTGGCCGGGGAGGGACGCATCTGGGGTACCTACATCCACGGCATTCTGGATAACGATTCTCTGCGCCACCAGGTTATCTCAGTCTTAAGGGCCAGGCGCGGCCTACCGGCCAGGCCGGGGATGCTGAACTTTATGGCCGAGCAGGAAAGACGCCTTGATATTCTGGCCGGTGAGGTGGCCCGGCACCTGGATCTGGGCCGCCTGGCGGCAATCATGGGGTTGGAACGCCCCCTGGTATGGACCGGCCATGACAACTGA
- the cobK gene encoding precorrin-6A reductase gives MILTLAGTADGREIIRTLKEAGYQVIATAVTPYGAKLAREAGADRVREGALEGEDLAALLGTGKIEAVIDATHPYATTITSRAREICRVTGIPYFRYQRPAVELPAHPNLLIAADWTQAVELASRYGTIMLTIGTRHLELFTAAPAMAGKRIIARVLPEVTSLEKCRQLGLWPGDIIAIQGPCSYELNRALYRQFGVEAVVTKDSGSTGGVESKIQAALDLGLQVIVLRRPPEPDSLPMEEIIGQLQRDIPTGD, from the coding sequence ATGATCCTTACCCTGGCCGGGACGGCAGACGGCCGGGAGATTATCCGGACCTTAAAGGAGGCGGGTTACCAGGTTATAGCTACCGCTGTCACTCCCTATGGAGCCAAACTGGCCCGGGAGGCCGGCGCCGATAGAGTGCGTGAAGGCGCCCTGGAGGGAGAAGACCTGGCCGCGCTGCTGGGAACCGGGAAGATAGAAGCCGTTATTGATGCTACCCACCCCTACGCCACTACCATTACGTCCCGGGCCCGGGAGATCTGCCGGGTTACCGGGATACCGTACTTTCGCTACCAGCGGCCGGCAGTAGAACTCCCGGCGCACCCAAATCTCTTAATAGCCGCCGACTGGACCCAGGCAGTAGAACTGGCCTCGCGCTATGGGACCATAATGCTTACCATCGGCACCAGGCACCTGGAACTATTTACGGCGGCCCCGGCAATGGCCGGCAAAAGGATTATTGCCAGGGTATTGCCGGAAGTAACTTCCCTGGAAAAATGTCGCCAGCTGGGCCTCTGGCCGGGGGATATCATAGCTATCCAGGGGCCGTGCAGCTATGAACTGAATCGGGCCCTTTATCGCCAGTTTGGCGTCGAGGCGGTGGTTACCAAGGATAGCGGCAGCACCGGCGGGGTAGAAAGTAAAATCCAGGCAGCTCTTGATCTTGGCCTGCAGGTAATCGTCCTTCGTCGTCCGCCGGAGCCCGACAGCCTTCCCATGGAAGAGATCATCGGACAGTTGCAGAGGGATATACCAACTGGGGACTAA
- a CDS encoding cobalt-precorrin 5A hydrolase, which translates to MAREKRLAIVALTRPGLQTALRLAGSLPEGTPVFAPASLAAGGAETDGEIRVDFYSGGLPDFLGEIFHRYRGLILIMAAGIAVRALRTHMVSKLTDPAVVVVDAAGKYAISLLSGHLGGANELARRVAAILGGEAVITTASESRGLPALDLVARRLEMTIWPRDNMTMVMAALVNGEAIDLLVEPPLLARLQGELPDLGARPLEGYSGVRGEGAGIMVTWRRLPLPGPRWVYWRPRVIVAGVGCRRGVPAGTILYALGVALKRAGISRQSLRSLASVDFKAREPGLELAARQLGLELRTFPPDELAACLERHPELSRSQTVAARVGLTGVCEPAAVLAGGDGELLWPKIKCRGVTIALARVQGAK; encoded by the coding sequence ATGGCTAGGGAAAAGAGGCTGGCCATTGTAGCCCTTACCCGGCCGGGGCTGCAAACAGCCCTGCGCCTGGCTGGTAGCCTGCCCGAAGGGACCCCGGTTTTTGCCCCGGCCAGCCTGGCCGCGGGTGGCGCCGAAACGGATGGGGAAATAAGGGTTGATTTTTATTCCGGCGGGTTACCAGATTTCCTGGGGGAGATTTTTCACCGGTACCGGGGCTTGATCCTGATCATGGCTGCCGGTATTGCCGTCCGGGCGTTGCGTACCCACATGGTATCCAAGTTGACCGACCCGGCTGTTGTAGTAGTTGATGCTGCTGGTAAATATGCTATCAGCCTGCTCTCCGGCCACCTTGGGGGTGCCAACGAGCTGGCCCGCCGGGTGGCCGCCATCCTGGGAGGAGAGGCGGTGATTACCACGGCCAGCGAAAGCCGGGGCCTCCCGGCCCTGGACCTGGTTGCCCGGCGCCTGGAAATGACTATCTGGCCCCGAGACAATATGACAATGGTGATGGCCGCCCTGGTGAATGGTGAAGCTATTGACCTGCTGGTGGAACCTCCCTTGCTGGCACGCCTGCAAGGCGAACTCCCGGACTTGGGAGCCCGCCCGCTGGAGGGGTACTCCGGGGTCAGGGGTGAGGGGGCCGGAATTATGGTCACCTGGCGGCGACTGCCTCTGCCCGGACCGCGCTGGGTTTACTGGCGGCCGCGGGTCATAGTCGCTGGCGTTGGTTGCCGCCGGGGCGTACCTGCTGGCACCATTCTCTATGCCCTGGGGGTGGCCTTGAAAAGGGCCGGTATCAGCCGCCAGAGCCTGCGATCACTGGCCAGTGTGGATTTCAAGGCCCGGGAGCCTGGCCTTGAGCTGGCGGCCCGGCAGCTGGGGTTGGAGTTACGTACCTTTCCACCGGATGAACTAGCCGCCTGCCTGGAAAGACACCCGGAACTGTCCCGTTCCCAAACTGTAGCTGCCAGGGTGGGTTTAACCGGAGTATGCGAGCCAGCGGCCGTGCTGGCAGGAGGAGATGGTGAATTATTATGGCCCAAAATAAAATGCCGGGGGGTAACCATCGCCTTGGCCCGGGTTCAAGGGGCGAAATAG